The following coding sequences lie in one Arachis ipaensis cultivar K30076 chromosome B05, Araip1.1, whole genome shotgun sequence genomic window:
- the LOC107644420 gene encoding golgin candidate 1 (The sequence of the model RefSeq protein was modified relative to this genomic sequence to represent the inferred CDS: added 40 bases not found in genome assembly) has product MASWLKAAEDLFEHVDRRAKLVVSDLAEEQPDTKPPASNGQGSKGNRTKKVKAHKRLSTPATVTSDATAEKSETLAAAVDATTQRDNVELVAENDRSTPISADQPNKEQPVDSTSPLSGTSLSQKPTDDVGKHATDDVKVLAAETVSEVATVSTNGEPVKENAYEEDPPQTSKGIEAPSDELTNVGQTNKPRDLDVNQNVNQERSESVGADIVPNNDDGPKDGDVKNESVPNRKNDQHHKTEISPQKVQDQLEEAQGLLKTTKSTGGSKEARLARVCAGLSTRLQEYKSENAQLEELLTAERELSKSYEANIKQLQKDLSESKREVTRVESNMVEALAAKNAEIEALLSSMDALKRQAAQSEGNLASIQVNMESMMRNRELTETRMMQALREELASAERRAEEEHAAHNATKMAAMEREVDLEQRAIESSTALARIQRIADERTAKATELEQKVALLEVECSSLNQELQDMEARLRREQKKSPEEANQVIQMQARQEELERARQGQREAENKLSSLEAEFQKMRVEMAAMKRDAEHYSRQEHMELEKRYRELTDLLYYKQTQLETMVSEKAATEFQLEKEIKRLQEAQAEAERSRVSRRASTSWEDETEIKSLEALPVHHRHLVGASIQLQKAVKLLDSGAVRATRFLWRYPTARVILFFYLVFVHLFLMYLLHRLQEQDALSAREVAESMGLSTQNLH; this is encoded by the exons ATGGCGTCGTGGCTCAAAGCAGCTGAAG atttattCGAACATGTAGATCGAAGAGCAAAGCTGGTtgtcagtgacttagctgaagaACAACCAGACACTAAGCCTCCAG CTTCCAATGGGCAAGGATCTAAAGGCAACAGGACCAAAAAAGTCAAG GCTCATAAGAGACTATCCACGCCAGCAACTGTAACGAGTGATGCCACTGCAGAGAAAAGTGAAACTCTAGCTGCAGCAGTGGATGCAACAACTCAGAGGGACAATGTTGAACTTGTAGCTGAAAATGATCGGAGTACCCCCATATCTGCAGACCAACCAAACAAGGAGCAACCTGTGGATTCAACGTCTCCCTTGTCTGGCACTTCATTATCACAAAAGCCAACTGATGATGTTGGTAAACATGCCACAGATGATGTGAAAGTTTTAGCAGCTGAAACTGTTTCTGAAGTTGCCACTGTATCTACAAATGGTGAGCCTGTCAAAGAGAATGCTTATGAGGAGGATCCTCCCCAAACTTCCAAAGGAATTGAAGCCCCAAGTGATGAACTCACTAATGTTGGCCAAACTAACAAGCCTAGGGATCTGGATGTGAATCAAAATGTGAATCAAGAGAGATCAGAATCTGTGGGTGCTGATATTGTTCCTAATAATGATGATGGACCTAAAGATGGTGATGTAAAGAATGAATCAGTTCCGAATAGAAAGAATGATCAGCATCATAAAACCGAGATCTCCCCGCAGAAAGTACAAGATCAACTTGAAGAG GCTCAAGGGTTGCTTAAAACAACAAAATCAACTGGTGGGTCCAAAGAGGCAAGGTTAGCTCGG GTCTGTGCTGGATTATCAACTCGCCTTCAAGAATACAAATCTGAAAATGCACAACTAGAGGAACTTCTCACTGCAGAG AGAGAGCTGAGTAAATCATATGAAGCTAACATAAAACAGCTACAGAAGGATTTGTCTGAAAGTAAAAGGGAAGTAACAAGAGTTGAATCAAATATGGTTGAGGCCTTGGCAGCCAAAAATGCTGAAATTGAGGCACTTCTAAGTTCCATGGATGCACTTAAGAGGCAGGCTGCACAATCTGAAGGAAATCTAGCTTCCATTCAG GTAAACATGGAGTCTATGATGAGAAATCGAGAGTTAACAGAAACAAGGATGATGCAG GCTCTAAGAGAGGAGCTAGCATCTGCAGAACGAAGAGCAGAAGAGGAACATGCAGCGCATAATGCTACCAAAATG GCTGCTATGGAAAGAGAAGTAGACTTGGAGCAACGAGCCATTGAGTCATCTACAGCACTTGCAAGGATACAG AGAATAGCAGATGAGAGGACAGCAAAGGCCACTGAACTTGAGCAGAAGGTGGCACTTCTTGAG GTAGAATGTTCATCTTTAAATCAAGAGCTTCAAGATATGGAAGCCCGGCTGCGTCGTGAACAAAAAAAGTCACCAGAAGAAGCAAATCAAGTTATTCAG ATGCAGGCACGGCAGGAAGAACTGGAGCGTGCACGTCAGGGTCAGAGGGAAGCTGAAAATAAGCTATCTTCCTTGGAG GCTGAATTTCAGAAGATGAGAGTTGAAATGGCTGCCATGAAGAGGGATGCTGAGCATTATTCACGTCAG GAGCACATGGAGTTAGAGAAACGCTATCGGGAACTGACTGACCTCCTG TACTACAAACAAACACAATTAGAAACCATGGTTAGTGAAAAAGCTGCAACGGAGTTTCAATTGGAGAAGGAAATTAAGCGTCTTCAAGAAGCACAG GCAGAAGCTGAACGAAGTAGGGTTTCTCGTCGAGCGTCAACATCTTGGGAAGATGAGACTGAAATAAAATCCCTTGA GGCTCTTCCTGTGCATCACCGTCATCTGGTTGGTGCAAGTATTCAG TTGCAAAAGGCAGTGAAATTGTTAGATTCGGGAGCTGTCAGGGCAACAAGATTTCTCTGGCGTTATCccacagctcgagttattctttttttctatttg GTATTTGTACATCTCTTCTTGATGTATCTCTTACACCGCCTTCAG TGGGACTTTCTACCCAGAATTTGCATTGA